One window from the genome of Haladaptatus paucihalophilus DX253 encodes:
- a CDS encoding ABC transporter ATP-binding protein: MSIHTDEDDPFEEQRENADNPMRRLFVEYGGENRFAFVVGVVSSLFARILNLLPPIILGVALDSLINTNKKIPYSEALSGQVPFLSASMAQGITPGTEIGQFWFSVVVIALAFGVGAMFHWGRNWGWNSFAQNIQHSIRTDTYDKMQRLDMEFFSDKQTGEMMSILSNDVNRLERFLNDGMNSAFRLGVMVVAIAAILFTINWQLALVAMVPVPLIAAFTYKFIQIIQPKYSDVRSSVGKVNSRLENNLGGIQVIKTSNTESFESDRVDDVSNDYFGANWDAIVTRIKFFPSLQILSGLGFALTFIVGGLWVFNGEGPWFFSGNLEAGEFVTFMLLTQRFIWPMAQFGSIINMYQRAYASSARIFGLMDEPSRIQEDPDAKDLDVTEGEVVYDHVTFGYDESETIVEDITFEVEGGDTLALVGPTGAGKSTVLKLLLRMYDVNEGAIRIDGTDIRDVSLPSIRRNIGYVSQNTFLFYGTVKENIEYGTFDATDAEIEAAAKAAEAHEFITNLPDGYDTKVGERGVKLSGGQRQRISIARAILKDPEILILDEATSDVDTETEMLIQRSLDKLTENRTTFAIAHRLSTIKDADKIVVLEGGKIVERGRHDQLIGNDGLYAHLWGVQAGEIDELPQEFIDRAARRTARTDAND, encoded by the coding sequence ATGAGCATACACACGGACGAAGACGACCCGTTCGAGGAACAGCGGGAGAACGCCGACAATCCGATGCGGCGTCTGTTCGTCGAATACGGGGGCGAAAATCGCTTCGCCTTCGTCGTCGGGGTCGTCTCCAGTCTCTTTGCCCGTATTCTCAACCTCTTACCGCCGATAATTCTCGGCGTCGCCCTCGATTCTCTCATCAACACGAACAAGAAAATACCCTACTCGGAGGCGCTCTCCGGGCAGGTTCCGTTCCTGTCCGCGAGCATGGCCCAGGGAATTACACCGGGCACCGAAATCGGTCAGTTCTGGTTCTCGGTCGTCGTCATCGCGCTCGCGTTCGGCGTGGGGGCGATGTTCCACTGGGGGCGTAACTGGGGCTGGAACTCGTTCGCCCAGAACATCCAGCACTCGATTCGCACCGACACGTACGACAAGATGCAGCGACTGGACATGGAGTTCTTCTCGGACAAGCAGACCGGTGAGATGATGTCCATCCTCTCGAACGACGTGAACCGCTTGGAGCGGTTCCTCAACGACGGGATGAACTCCGCCTTCCGACTCGGCGTGATGGTCGTCGCCATCGCGGCCATCCTCTTCACCATCAACTGGCAACTCGCGCTTGTGGCGATGGTGCCGGTGCCGCTCATCGCGGCGTTCACCTACAAGTTCATCCAGATAATTCAACCCAAGTACTCCGACGTCCGCTCGTCGGTCGGCAAGGTCAACTCCCGACTGGAGAACAACCTCGGCGGCATTCAGGTCATCAAGACGAGCAACACGGAGTCCTTCGAGTCCGACCGCGTGGACGACGTGTCGAACGACTACTTCGGCGCGAACTGGGACGCCATCGTCACCCGGATAAAGTTCTTCCCGTCGCTCCAGATTCTCTCCGGGCTGGGCTTCGCACTGACGTTCATCGTCGGCGGCCTCTGGGTGTTCAACGGCGAAGGACCGTGGTTCTTTTCGGGGAACTTGGAAGCCGGTGAGTTCGTCACGTTCATGCTCCTCACCCAGCGGTTCATCTGGCCCATGGCGCAGTTCGGGTCCATCATCAACATGTACCAGCGCGCGTACGCCTCCAGTGCCCGCATCTTCGGGCTGATGGACGAACCGAGTCGGATTCAGGAGGACCCCGACGCGAAGGACCTCGACGTCACCGAGGGAGAGGTCGTCTACGACCACGTGACCTTCGGCTACGACGAGAGCGAAACCATCGTGGAGGACATCACCTTCGAAGTCGAGGGCGGCGACACGCTGGCGCTCGTCGGCCCGACCGGGGCCGGAAAATCCACCGTCCTCAAACTCCTGCTCCGCATGTACGACGTAAACGAAGGTGCCATCCGCATCGACGGCACCGACATCCGCGACGTGAGTTTGCCGAGCATCCGCCGGAACATCGGGTACGTCAGCCAGAACACCTTCCTCTTCTACGGGACGGTCAAGGAGAACATCGAGTACGGAACGTTCGACGCGACCGACGCGGAGATAGAGGCGGCCGCCAAGGCCGCCGAAGCGCACGAGTTCATCACCAATCTGCCCGACGGCTACGACACCAAAGTCGGCGAGCGCGGCGTGAAGCTTTCGGGCGGTCAGCGCCAGCGGATTTCCATCGCCCGCGCCATTCTGAAGGACCCGGAAATCCTCATCCTCGACGAGGCGACCAGCGACGTGGACACGGAGACGGAGATGCTCATCCAGCGCAGCCTCGACAAACTCACCGAGAACCGGACGACGTTCGCCATCGCCCACCGCCTCTCGACCATCAAGGACGCGGACAAAATCGTCGTCCTCGAAGGCGGCAAAATCGTGGAACGCGGTCGCCACGACCAACTCATCGGCAACGACGGCCTGTATGCGCATCTCTGGGGCGTTCAGGCCGGAGAAATCGACGAGCTTCCACAGGAGTTCATCGACCGCGCCGCCCGGAGAACGGCGCGAACGGACGCCAACGACTGA
- the otsB gene encoding trehalose-phosphatase: MSEDVPDPLHHHLYALVRRLRDTDGMLSMFDFDGSLAPIEDHPDDVRLPPATRTVIEDLRDSPDVQVGIVSGRGLDDLQERVDVDGIAYAGNHGLEIGTSDERHTHPVAEDATDEIGRLSATLDSKLAAIDGAFVEDKGVTASIHYRLTDDDRVPEVREAVRDVVADVEDVRVTTGKQVIELRPDVDWHKGRAIRWLYERRVPDDETWLPLYVGDDRTDEDAFHVLPDMGLGVKVGHEPPTMASYRVADPAAVQKTLSWLAEYGVKFLQSEPAMNRTSPQS, encoded by the coding sequence ATGAGTGAAGACGTACCCGACCCGCTCCACCACCACCTCTACGCGTTGGTACGGCGATTGCGGGACACGGACGGGATGTTGTCGATGTTCGATTTCGACGGGTCGCTCGCACCGATAGAAGACCACCCCGACGACGTTCGGCTGCCACCGGCGACCCGGACCGTCATCGAAGACCTCCGCGATTCGCCGGACGTCCAGGTTGGCATCGTCAGCGGACGGGGATTGGACGACCTCCAAGAACGAGTCGATGTGGACGGCATCGCCTACGCCGGAAACCACGGGTTGGAAATCGGAACGAGCGACGAACGACATACCCACCCGGTCGCGGAAGACGCGACGGACGAAATCGGACGCCTCTCCGCAACTCTCGATTCGAAACTCGCCGCGATAGACGGAGCCTTCGTCGAGGACAAGGGCGTCACCGCGTCGATTCACTACCGACTCACCGACGACGACCGCGTTCCGGAGGTTCGGGAGGCGGTCCGCGATGTCGTCGCGGACGTAGAGGACGTGCGCGTCACGACCGGAAAGCAGGTCATCGAACTGCGCCCGGACGTCGATTGGCACAAGGGACGGGCGATTCGGTGGCTCTACGAGCGGCGCGTCCCGGACGACGAAACGTGGCTTCCGCTGTACGTCGGCGACGACCGAACCGACGAGGACGCGTTTCACGTCCTTCCCGACATGGGACTCGGGGTCAAAGTGGGACACGAACCGCCGACGATGGCGAGCTATCGCGTCGCCGACCCCGCCGCGGTGCAAAAAACGCTCTCGTGGTTGGCCGAGTACGGAGTCAAGTTTCTGCAATCCGAACCCGCGATGAACAGGACATCGCCACAGAGCTAA
- a CDS encoding alpha,alpha-trehalose-phosphate synthase (UDP-forming): MTGDGPTAETVSSLLGDRELIVASNRQPYSHERENGEISVSRPAGGLTSALDPVMQSAGGTWVAWGSGDADFDVADEDGRVGVPPESPAYDIRRVELTDEQVEGYYYGYSNQVLWPICHIDPAKMNADTAFWEHYQRANRAFADAIADETTEESVVWFQDYHLGLAPRMVREERPDAFCMQFWHITWPSWDAFQACPHYEQLLDGLLANDLVGFHTERYCQNFLDCAAMLSGTRVDRATRSVVYEGGRTFVRPFPLGIDADNRQELADSTETTAFWESFRREHDLGETVAVGVERLDYTKGIPERLTALERFWERHPEWRGEFTYVQKASESRSQIDAYGELQAEVESEIERINDRFGTDDWVPVVYLNEHLPKEGLAALYREADLGIVSPRRDGMNLVAKEFVASQVDEPGVLLLSELTGANEELGDEAVTVHPHHTNEFVEAIERALSLPKSERKRRMHDLRKQVHSNDVYAWMNAQFRTIEAIRRGREVAAKSPQRR; encoded by the coding sequence ATGACAGGGGATGGACCGACGGCCGAAACCGTCTCCTCGCTCCTCGGGGACCGGGAACTGATAGTCGCATCGAATCGCCAACCGTACAGCCACGAACGTGAGAACGGCGAGATTTCCGTCAGCCGTCCGGCGGGGGGGCTCACGTCGGCGCTCGACCCCGTGATGCAGTCCGCCGGTGGGACGTGGGTGGCGTGGGGGAGCGGCGACGCCGATTTCGACGTGGCCGACGAGGACGGGCGCGTTGGCGTACCACCCGAGTCGCCAGCCTACGACATTCGGCGCGTCGAACTCACGGACGAGCAAGTTGAGGGATACTACTACGGCTACAGCAATCAGGTGCTCTGGCCGATCTGCCACATCGACCCGGCGAAGATGAACGCCGACACCGCGTTTTGGGAGCATTATCAGCGGGCGAACCGCGCCTTCGCGGACGCCATCGCCGACGAGACGACCGAGGAGTCGGTGGTCTGGTTTCAGGATTACCATCTCGGGCTGGCTCCCCGGATGGTGCGCGAGGAACGACCGGACGCGTTCTGCATGCAATTCTGGCACATCACGTGGCCGTCGTGGGACGCGTTTCAGGCGTGCCCGCACTACGAGCAACTGCTCGACGGATTGCTGGCGAACGATCTCGTCGGATTCCACACGGAGCGATACTGCCAGAACTTCCTCGACTGTGCCGCGATGCTCTCGGGGACGCGAGTCGATAGAGCGACGCGAAGCGTGGTCTACGAGGGCGGGCGGACGTTCGTTCGACCGTTCCCGCTCGGCATCGACGCCGACAATCGACAGGAACTCGCCGACTCGACGGAGACGACGGCGTTCTGGGAGTCGTTCCGACGGGAGCACGACCTCGGCGAGACGGTCGCGGTGGGGGTCGAACGACTCGATTACACCAAGGGAATTCCCGAGCGACTCACCGCGCTGGAGCGGTTCTGGGAGCGACACCCGGAGTGGCGCGGCGAGTTCACGTACGTCCAAAAGGCGAGCGAGAGCAGGAGCCAGATAGACGCGTACGGGGAGTTACAAGCGGAGGTCGAATCGGAAATCGAGCGAATCAACGACCGGTTCGGGACCGACGACTGGGTGCCGGTCGTCTATCTGAACGAGCATCTCCCGAAGGAAGGGTTGGCGGCGCTGTACCGCGAGGCGGACCTCGGTATCGTCAGTCCACGGCGCGACGGGATGAATCTCGTGGCGAAGGAGTTCGTCGCCTCGCAAGTGGACGAACCGGGCGTGCTTCTTTTGAGCGAGCTGACGGGCGCGAACGAGGAACTCGGCGACGAGGCGGTGACCGTACACCCCCATCACACGAACGAGTTCGTGGAAGCCATCGAACGCGCGCTCTCGCTCCCCAAGTCGGAGCGAAAACGACGGATGCACGACCTCAGAAAACAAGTGCATTCGAACGATGTGTACGCATGGATGAACGCCCAGTTCCGAACCATCGAAGCGATTCGACGAGGCCGTGAAGTGGCCGCGAAATCACCACAGAGACGATGA
- a CDS encoding DUF5789 family protein, translated as MSDREREQGVELGELSGKLEEHDYPADVDELVSEYGEYEIDYPKGSETFEEVLGPMNDTFDSAEEVRQSIMTMVDSDAVGRQRYSDRGGVEQSAADEDPDTESF; from the coding sequence ATGTCCGACCGCGAGCGAGAGCAAGGTGTGGAATTGGGGGAACTGAGCGGCAAACTGGAGGAACACGACTATCCCGCGGACGTGGACGAACTCGTCTCGGAGTACGGCGAGTACGAAATCGACTATCCGAAGGGATCGGAAACGTTCGAAGAAGTGCTCGGACCGATGAACGATACCTTCGATTCGGCGGAGGAAGTTCGACAATCAATCATGACAATGGTTGACAGTGATGCGGTCGGTCGCCAACGCTACTCCGACCGCGGCGGCGTCGAACAGTCCGCGGCCGACGAAGACCCGGATACGGAGTCGTTCTGA
- a CDS encoding creatininase family protein, protein MHLSDATWTDADDVDTDLALLPVGSTEQHGPHAPLGTDWLNAEAVADAGAAAYDGEVVVAPPISVGVSEEHRQFTGTLWVSEDTFRRYVRETVASLAHHGWNRVVIVNGHGGNVAALREVAGTITRHDEAYAVPFTWFEAVGDHRSDMGHAGPLETAFLRHTRPDLVREDEIEAAREGASDGWGEWVSYTNLAYDSAEFTENGVVGDPTDGDEERGEELLELATQSLVKLLSAVESRDVSRPDRE, encoded by the coding sequence ATGCACCTCTCCGATGCGACGTGGACCGACGCCGACGACGTGGACACGGACCTCGCGCTCCTCCCCGTCGGAAGCACCGAACAGCACGGCCCGCACGCACCGCTCGGCACCGACTGGTTGAACGCCGAAGCCGTCGCGGACGCGGGCGCGGCGGCGTACGACGGCGAGGTCGTCGTCGCCCCGCCGATTTCCGTCGGCGTGAGCGAGGAGCACCGCCAGTTCACCGGCACGCTGTGGGTCTCGGAGGACACCTTCCGCCGGTACGTCCGCGAGACGGTCGCCAGTCTCGCCCATCACGGCTGGAATCGCGTCGTCATCGTCAACGGTCACGGCGGCAACGTGGCCGCGCTCCGGGAGGTCGCGGGGACGATAACCCGCCACGACGAGGCCTACGCCGTTCCGTTCACGTGGTTCGAAGCGGTCGGCGACCACCGGAGCGACATGGGCCACGCCGGGCCGCTCGAAACCGCCTTCCTCCGTCACACTCGCCCCGACCTCGTGCGCGAGGACGAAATCGAAGCGGCCCGCGAGGGCGCGAGCGACGGCTGGGGGGAGTGGGTGTCCTACACCAACCTCGCCTACGACAGCGCGGAGTTCACGGAAAACGGCGTCGTCGGCGACCCGACCGACGGTGACGAGGAGCGCGGCGAAGAACTGCTCGAACTGGCGACGCAATCGCTGGTGAAACTGCTCTCGGCGGTCGAATCGCGGGACGTGTCCCGTCCCGACCGCGAGTAG
- a CDS encoding DUF5790 family protein, which produces MSQSSFDDELFGEAANEMREDVEEHLAAAREELPPVEAVWETDAENTLGALNALRSALDVGDAEDHLHDAKKWYAMGQRADAFEDADDLKDEIETIDAAISDVEDAREQVGELASTIPSLKGSLEELEADDESDDDEAEESAADDEVEAEEAEAEEEEEE; this is translated from the coding sequence ATGAGTCAATCTTCGTTCGATGACGAACTGTTCGGTGAAGCGGCGAACGAAATGCGGGAAGACGTCGAAGAACACCTCGCGGCCGCCCGCGAGGAACTGCCACCCGTGGAAGCCGTCTGGGAGACCGACGCCGAGAACACGCTTGGAGCGCTCAACGCGCTCCGCTCGGCGCTCGACGTCGGCGACGCGGAGGACCACCTCCACGACGCCAAGAAGTGGTACGCGATGGGCCAGCGGGCCGACGCGTTCGAGGACGCCGACGACCTGAAGGACGAAATCGAGACCATCGACGCCGCCATCTCGGACGTCGAGGACGCCCGCGAGCAGGTCGGCGAACTGGCGAGCACGATTCCGAGCCTGAAGGGGTCGCTGGAGGAGTTGGAAGCCGACGACGAAAGCGACGACGATGAAGCCGAGGAATCGGCGGCTGACGACGAGGTGGAAGCGGAAGAGGCGGAAGCGGAGGAAGAAGAGGAAGAGTAA